One Methanolacinia paynteri genomic region harbors:
- a CDS encoding MIP/aquaporin family protein: MVSLLKRSVAELIGTLLLVYFGAGAAAMTLMLVEGEKTPNVFNIGIGLLGGLGDWLAIGLAFGITVMAVIYMFGRVSGAHINPAVSIALWAKGLFPVKDMVAYVVAQLIGALAGSILFALSVGPEAITVGGLGATAPFTGITVWEALLAEIIGTFLLMTIIMGAAVDENAPPGFAGLAIGLTVAGIITTIGNISGASINPARSFGPMIADLIFGGPDVVGVYWIYVAGPIIGAVIAVFLYSWIVKEDEPAGKAA, translated from the coding sequence ATGGTGTCGCTTTTGAAGCGTTCGGTCGCCGAACTGATCGGGACCTTGCTCCTGGTCTATTTCGGTGCGGGTGCGGCGGCGATGACCCTGATGCTGGTTGAAGGAGAGAAGACTCCCAATGTCTTCAATATCGGCATCGGCCTGCTCGGCGGTCTCGGCGACTGGCTCGCCATAGGACTCGCATTCGGCATCACCGTGATGGCTGTTATCTATATGTTCGGCAGGGTATCCGGCGCACATATCAATCCGGCGGTCTCGATCGCTCTCTGGGCGAAGGGCCTCTTTCCTGTAAAGGATATGGTCGCATATGTCGTCGCACAGCTCATAGGGGCGCTTGCGGGGAGTATCCTGTTCGCACTGTCTGTCGGTCCCGAAGCGATTACTGTCGGCGGCCTGGGTGCAACCGCCCCTTTCACCGGCATAACCGTCTGGGAGGCCCTCCTTGCGGAGATCATCGGAACTTTCCTTCTCATGACCATTATCATGGGTGCGGCTGTGGATGAAAATGCACCGCCTGGATTCGCCGGTCTTGCAATCGGGCTTACGGTCGCAGGGATCATCACGACGATCGGCAATATTTCAGGTGCGTCGATCAATCCCGCACGTTCGTTCGGGCCGATGATTGCGGACCTGATCTTTGGCGGCCCTGATGTCGTCGGGGTGTACTGGATCTATGTCGCAGGACCGATCATTGGAGCAGTCATCGCGGTGTTCCTGTATTCCTGGATTGTAAAGGAAGACGAACCGGCAGGGAAAGCTGCATGA
- a CDS encoding DUF2180 family protein, whose protein sequence is MKCYICAEQGKDTEAVAICIVCGMGLCMEHAIREEQEVWEGGYPFPSKKVSKTLPRILCPYCSEAIKGR, encoded by the coding sequence ATGAAGTGCTATATCTGCGCCGAGCAGGGGAAGGATACCGAAGCGGTAGCGATATGTATCGTCTGCGGAATGGGACTCTGCATGGAGCATGCGATCCGCGAGGAGCAGGAGGTCTGGGAGGGAGGTTACCCCTTCCCCTCCAAGAAGGTATCTAAGACGCTCCCGAGAATCCTGTGCCCCTACTGCTCTGAAGCGATAAAGGGCAGGTGA
- a CDS encoding DUF2193 domain-containing protein encodes MKLYKKIIDEAMGAQRADLSVLQRKRGQKFEVKDGRPYVDAVNKMKAGDGQSEAVIDLHVQSVNAHYDTLTSLTDYVRPEDDPFVEHYQTPAVLEILYDLDESFRKSVDKFIEEIAKSEALIGLESARRYAGFYGPTCVVDFALIPGSTSNVVNQILKKTDIPTDHKEAILAAKSWGMNTSYGVGDVFAHDIENGGTLAAAVDKEINELQFIYDEPMAAQVKLMESAGMSSFDPAKYMEEYRRKMEPYVKKAIDDEVHYANIVTVPAYCVGDIAHHIAQSTFNMCKDDMVMGIIEAGTDVMENTLRQNIDKFSGYDQLLALATGSTAAAAEYILELDGFNGPAVVEFLTRRFHNYVQLYPTRGAAAELHNCDFMDMIFRGWHIMDHARKTKAGSDAPLTPKVSGLPIDLSPVDNHDVIQNPQRYVYPACAITVRFAAMMSLADYPCLLTSEPVTATMMTNLIALDKKTAAAPVRACKNCASASCVDFRHQYCEYRNAV; translated from the coding sequence ATGAAGTTGTATAAAAAAATTATCGATGAAGCAATGGGTGCGCAACGTGCGGATCTTTCTGTTCTCCAGAGGAAACGCGGGCAGAAGTTCGAAGTGAAGGACGGCAGACCGTATGTTGATGCCGTGAACAAGATGAAAGCCGGAGACGGCCAGTCGGAGGCTGTGATCGATCTTCACGTCCAGTCGGTGAACGCCCACTATGACACTCTTACGTCCCTTACGGACTATGTCCGGCCCGAGGACGACCCGTTCGTCGAGCATTACCAGACACCGGCCGTCCTGGAGATTCTCTACGATCTCGACGAGAGCTTCCGGAAGAGCGTGGATAAGTTCATCGAAGAGATCGCAAAATCCGAGGCGCTGATCGGGCTCGAATCGGCCAGGAGGTATGCAGGATTCTACGGCCCGACATGTGTCGTGGATTTCGCACTTATACCAGGGAGCACATCCAATGTCGTGAACCAGATCCTGAAAAAGACGGATATCCCGACCGATCACAAGGAGGCGATCCTTGCGGCGAAGTCGTGGGGAATGAATACGTCCTACGGTGTGGGAGACGTATTCGCTCACGATATCGAGAACGGCGGAACCCTTGCCGCAGCGGTTGACAAGGAGATCAACGAGCTCCAGTTCATCTACGACGAACCGATGGCCGCACAGGTCAAACTGATGGAGTCCGCCGGAATGAGCTCGTTCGACCCGGCGAAGTACATGGAGGAGTACAGGCGAAAGATGGAGCCTTACGTCAAAAAGGCGATCGACGACGAGGTTCATTATGCCAACATCGTGACTGTTCCGGCGTACTGTGTGGGAGATATCGCCCACCACATCGCGCAGTCGACCTTCAACATGTGCAAGGACGACATGGTGATGGGAATTATCGAGGCAGGCACCGACGTCATGGAGAATACTCTCCGCCAGAATATCGACAAGTTCAGCGGTTACGATCAGCTCCTCGCTCTTGCGACGGGATCTACCGCCGCTGCGGCCGAATACATCCTCGAACTCGACGGATTCAACGGCCCTGCGGTCGTGGAGTTCCTGACGAGAAGGTTCCACAACTATGTCCAGCTCTACCCGACGAGGGGTGCGGCCGCCGAGCTTCACAACTGCGATTTCATGGATATGATCTTCCGCGGCTGGCACATCATGGATCATGCCAGAAAAACGAAAGCCGGATCGGATGCACCGCTGACTCCGAAGGTGTCCGGTCTGCCGATCGACTTGTCGCCTGTCGACAATCATGACGTGATCCAGAACCCGCAGCGGTACGTATACCCCGCCTGTGCGATCACGGTCAGGTTCGCGGCGATGATGAGCCTCGCCGACTACCCGTGTCTCCTTACGTCCGAACCGGTTACGGCGACGATGATGACGAACCTCATCGCACTCGACAAGAAGACGGCGGCGGCCCCGGTTCGTGCATGCAAGAACTGTGCATCGGCATCTTGCGTCGACTTCAGGCACCAGTACTGCGAGTACAGGAACGCGGTTTGA
- a CDS encoding CPBP family intramembrane glutamic endopeptidase yields the protein MKCISGTFCPDQKDSPEKAARKKVAFFLVLAFALSVVGWIFVTKYTSAGDRLGLVLATIFTMWCPGIAGLITRYYFQGNLKGFGFCIGEYRWQVIAFGLPVAVGLLIFGAAWVSGIAGFNSYMASTILSLAYIPAFAYSLCLNIFAAAGEEIGWRGLLVPEMAKFMGFTELALISGAIWTVWHFPLILFSTYNGAGPLWYSVLVFIPSVMGAGLILAWLRLKSGSVITAILFHGFWNYFIQQFYPMLTVSTPASDMMLGEFGWACPVAYVLLAVVFWHYRSGIPAGIK from the coding sequence ATGAAATGTATATCCGGGACCTTTTGTCCGGATCAAAAGGACAGTCCTGAGAAGGCGGCGAGAAAAAAGGTGGCATTCTTTCTGGTTCTTGCGTTTGCCTTGAGCGTCGTGGGCTGGATTTTTGTTACAAAATACACCTCTGCCGGAGACCGATTGGGTCTTGTTCTGGCTACCATATTCACCATGTGGTGCCCGGGTATTGCCGGGCTGATTACCCGTTATTATTTCCAGGGAAACCTGAAAGGATTCGGGTTCTGTATCGGGGAATACAGATGGCAGGTCATCGCGTTCGGGCTTCCCGTAGCAGTCGGCCTGCTGATCTTCGGGGCCGCTTGGGTGTCGGGCATTGCCGGATTCAATTCTTATATGGCATCGACGATCCTCAGTCTCGCGTATATCCCGGCCTTTGCTTATTCACTCTGTCTCAATATCTTTGCTGCCGCAGGAGAGGAGATCGGCTGGAGAGGGCTCCTGGTCCCCGAGATGGCAAAGTTCATGGGATTTACCGAACTTGCGCTTATCAGCGGTGCGATATGGACAGTCTGGCATTTTCCCCTGATACTCTTCTCGACTTACAACGGTGCAGGTCCGCTGTGGTATTCGGTTCTCGTATTCATTCCCTCCGTCATGGGTGCCGGCCTTATACTTGCATGGCTGAGGCTGAAGTCAGGGAGCGTGATTACGGCGATCCTCTTTCATGGTTTCTGGAACTATTTCATCCAGCAGTTCTATCCGATGCTTACCGTCTCAACTCCTGCATCGGATATGATGCTCGGTGAATTCGGGTGGGCATGCCCTGTTGCGTACGTGCTGCTGGCGGTTGTGTTCTGGCACTATCGTTCAGGTATTCCGGCCGGAATCAAATGA
- a CDS encoding RNB domain-containing ribonuclease, with amino-acid sequence MSRRVNLEAIAYETMERYGFNPFYPATVIRETDSIKKDDCENNSNSLGIKDLRRLMWSSIDNYDSMDLDQIEYCERGENGEINVKVAIADVDIFVPKNSETDRFAAFNGTSVYTGVKTFPMLPDRLSKGISSLLPDDWHSAIVIEYAVLPDGSVRYGELYRALVANSAKLIYEEVGDWLEGTGPAPGNFAEIPGLAKQVKLQYEAAKRLKEFRRRSGSLELETPEAEVVMNGNQVADIVEQKQNSARNLIEEFMVAANKTITAFLERAGIPMIHRIVRTPKHWDGIVFTAMELGEKLPGEPDGKALSKFLIRQRESDPERFPDLSLTIVKLMGAGEYVAFRPGKEPVGHFALAVKDYTHGTAPNRRYVDLVIQRLVKSVLDGKKSPYKYRELDDLSEWLSERDQMAKKAERFMLKAAAGVLLQTSVGRIFDAMVTGASQKGTYVRILDPPVEGKVVQGGEKLYVGEKVQVRLLSTSPEKGYIDFEYIGGRR; translated from the coding sequence ATGAGCCGCAGGGTCAATCTTGAAGCAATTGCATACGAAACCATGGAGAGATACGGGTTCAATCCCTTCTATCCCGCAACGGTGATCAGGGAGACCGATTCGATCAAAAAGGATGACTGCGAAAACAATAGCAACAGCCTAGGAATAAAAGATCTGAGACGTCTGATGTGGTCCTCGATCGACAACTACGACTCGATGGACCTCGACCAGATAGAATACTGCGAGAGAGGAGAAAACGGCGAGATCAATGTAAAAGTCGCGATCGCTGACGTCGACATTTTTGTCCCCAAGAATTCGGAGACCGACAGGTTCGCGGCATTCAACGGTACTTCGGTCTATACGGGAGTAAAGACATTTCCGATGCTTCCCGACAGGCTCTCGAAAGGGATCTCGTCCCTTCTCCCCGACGACTGGCATTCGGCAATTGTAATAGAATACGCGGTCCTCCCCGACGGCTCGGTGAGATACGGGGAACTCTACAGGGCGCTTGTGGCAAACAGCGCCAAATTAATTTATGAAGAAGTCGGCGACTGGCTCGAAGGGACCGGACCGGCGCCGGGGAATTTTGCAGAGATACCGGGCCTGGCAAAGCAGGTGAAGCTCCAGTACGAGGCAGCAAAGCGGCTGAAGGAATTCCGGAGAAGGAGCGGTTCTCTTGAATTGGAAACACCGGAGGCCGAGGTTGTTATGAACGGAAACCAGGTTGCGGATATTGTTGAGCAGAAACAGAACTCAGCCCGCAACCTGATCGAGGAGTTCATGGTCGCGGCCAACAAGACCATAACCGCTTTCCTGGAGAGGGCGGGAATCCCGATGATCCACCGGATCGTGAGAACGCCCAAGCACTGGGACGGGATCGTATTCACAGCGATGGAGCTCGGCGAAAAACTCCCGGGCGAACCCGACGGGAAGGCGCTGTCGAAGTTTCTCATCCGGCAGAGGGAATCCGATCCCGAACGGTTCCCGGATCTTTCGCTTACGATCGTCAAACTCATGGGCGCTGGCGAATACGTCGCCTTCAGGCCGGGAAAAGAGCCGGTCGGCCATTTTGCTCTTGCGGTAAAGGACTACACGCACGGAACCGCCCCGAACAGGCGCTATGTAGATCTCGTCATACAGAGGCTCGTCAAGTCCGTTCTCGACGGAAAAAAGAGCCCGTACAAATACAGGGAGCTCGACGATCTCTCCGAATGGCTCTCCGAGAGGGACCAGATGGCAAAAAAGGCCGAGAGATTCATGCTTAAAGCTGCGGCAGGAGTTCTTCTTCAGACAAGTGTCGGCAGGATCTTCGATGCGATGGTTACCGGTGCATCACAGAAAGGGACATATGTGCGTATCCTCGATCCTCCTGTCGAAGGAAAGGTGGTTCAGGGCGGAGAGAAACTGTATGTAGGCGAGAAGGTGCAGGTCCGCCTGCTCTCCACCAGCCCGGAAAAAGGGTATATAGACTTCGAGTATATCGGCGGCAGGAGATAA
- a CDS encoding saccharopine dehydrogenase family protein — MHKVLIIGAGGVGSVVVHKCATQPDVFSEITLASRTCEKCIEIAESVRKRTGQKIRIEKVDADSVDELIGLISKTNPSIVINTALPYQDLTIMEACLKTGVSYLDTANYEPPEEAKFEYSWQWAYQEQFTEKGLTAILGCGFDPGVTNIFCAYARDKIFDTIEYIDIIDCNAGDHGHPFATNFNPEINIREVTQKGKYWENGEWKYIEPLSESMIIDFPEVGEKKAYLLYHEEEESLVKNIPGLKKIRFWMTFSDEYLTHLRVLENVGMTGIEPVEFEGHKIIPLKFLKALLPDPSSLSEGYTGKTSIGCIIEGLKDGKRIRKMIYNVCEHEKAHDEVGAQAVSYTTGVPAALGAEMFLRGIWNKPGVWNVEQFDPVPFLEKLGERGLPWKITDL, encoded by the coding sequence ATGCACAAAGTCCTTATAATCGGTGCCGGCGGTGTAGGCAGCGTTGTGGTTCATAAATGCGCCACACAGCCGGATGTTTTTAGTGAAATAACCCTTGCAAGCAGAACTTGTGAAAAATGTATCGAAATTGCAGAATCCGTCAGGAAACGAACCGGACAAAAGATCCGAATCGAGAAGGTCGATGCGGACAGCGTCGATGAACTGATCGGACTGATATCGAAGACAAATCCTTCTATTGTTATCAATACCGCACTTCCCTATCAGGATCTTACTATTATGGAGGCCTGCCTGAAGACCGGAGTTTCATATCTCGATACTGCAAATTACGAGCCTCCTGAAGAGGCGAAATTCGAATACAGCTGGCAATGGGCATACCAGGAACAGTTCACCGAAAAAGGGCTTACTGCAATACTCGGATGCGGATTCGATCCCGGTGTAACGAATATATTCTGTGCATATGCGAGAGACAAAATATTCGACACTATTGAATATATCGACATTATAGACTGCAATGCCGGCGATCACGGCCATCCATTCGCAACGAACTTCAACCCCGAGATTAATATCCGCGAAGTTACACAGAAAGGAAAATACTGGGAAAACGGCGAGTGGAAGTATATCGAACCGCTCTCCGAATCGATGATAATAGACTTTCCCGAGGTGGGGGAGAAAAAGGCGTACCTGCTCTATCATGAAGAGGAGGAGTCCCTTGTCAAAAATATTCCTGGCTTAAAGAAGATCAGGTTCTGGATGACGTTCTCCGACGAATACCTGACCCATCTCCGCGTCCTCGAAAATGTCGGGATGACCGGGATAGAGCCGGTGGAGTTCGAGGGGCACAAGATAATTCCGCTCAAATTCCTGAAAGCGCTCCTTCCCGATCCATCGTCCCTTTCCGAAGGCTATACCGGAAAGACGAGCATAGGTTGCATCATCGAGGGGCTCAAAGACGGAAAGAGGATCAGGAAGATGATCTACAACGTCTGCGAGCATGAAAAAGCACACGACGAAGTAGGGGCACAGGCGGTGAGCTACACTACAGGAGTGCCGGCGGCACTCGGTGCAGAGATGTTCCTACGCGGGATCTGGAACAAACCCGGCGTCTGGAACGTGGAGCAGTTTGACCCTGTTCCTTTCCTTGAAAAGCTTGGAGAAAGAGGGCTACCCTGGAAGATTACGGACCTTTAA
- the nspC gene encoding carboxynorspermidine decarboxylase — translation MKSKIDLRHERSGVLPDLSGIKTPCYLLDLSALKSNGEIISEVAKESGGKALLALKAFAAWPVFPEISSYYSGTCSSSLDETRLGFEEFGGEVHAFSPAYKDCEIEEYIRMCSHLSFNSLSQWERHKRTILDSEKKVSCGLRVNPEHCEVETAIYNPCRPGSRLGIRAGELEKFDFEGIEGLHFHALCENNADALERTLDAFEERFARYLDGMKWVNFGGGHHITRKDYDTQLLVDLIKEFRKRWGCDVYIEPGEACALNAGWLISEVVDIKDNDGMIAIVDASATAHMPDVLEMPYRPYIVGSGKPGKKKYTYRLGGPSCLSGDDIGTYSFDCELKPGDKLAFTDMAHYTMVKNTTFNGIRLPDILLWDPEKDSIEVLRTFGYEDFKSRLG, via the coding sequence ATGAAGAGCAAGATCGATCTAAGACACGAAAGGTCCGGGGTACTGCCGGATCTCTCCGGGATAAAGACGCCGTGCTACCTTCTCGACCTCTCGGCACTGAAGAGCAACGGCGAGATCATCTCGGAGGTTGCGAAGGAGAGCGGAGGAAAGGCACTCCTTGCACTGAAGGCATTTGCGGCATGGCCGGTCTTCCCGGAGATCAGCAGTTATTATTCGGGTACATGTTCTAGCTCTCTCGACGAGACGAGACTCGGCTTCGAGGAGTTCGGCGGAGAGGTGCATGCATTTTCGCCGGCATACAAGGACTGCGAGATTGAAGAATATATCAGGATGTGCTCGCACCTCTCATTCAACTCGCTTTCACAGTGGGAGAGGCATAAGCGAACGATCCTCGATTCTGAGAAGAAGGTCTCCTGCGGGCTTAGGGTGAACCCGGAGCACTGCGAGGTAGAGACCGCGATATACAACCCGTGCAGGCCGGGATCGAGACTCGGGATCAGGGCGGGCGAGTTGGAAAAATTCGATTTCGAAGGGATCGAAGGGCTTCATTTCCATGCACTCTGCGAGAACAACGCCGATGCACTCGAAAGAACGCTCGATGCATTTGAGGAGAGATTTGCACGCTATCTCGACGGGATGAAATGGGTAAACTTCGGAGGCGGGCATCATATTACAAGAAAGGATTACGATACCCAACTCCTCGTCGATCTGATAAAAGAGTTCAGAAAGAGATGGGGATGCGATGTCTATATCGAACCCGGCGAGGCCTGTGCACTTAACGCAGGGTGGCTGATCTCGGAGGTCGTCGATATCAAGGACAACGACGGAATGATCGCAATAGTGGACGCATCCGCAACTGCTCATATGCCGGACGTTTTGGAGATGCCCTACCGCCCGTATATCGTCGGGTCGGGAAAGCCGGGAAAGAAGAAATACACCTACAGGCTCGGCGGCCCGAGCTGCCTTTCCGGCGATGACATAGGGACCTATTCCTTCGACTGCGAACTGAAGCCAGGCGACAAGCTGGCGTTCACCGACATGGCGCACTATACGATGGTGAAGAACACCACGTTCAACGGGATCAGGCTCCCGGACATTCTTCTATGGGACCCAGAGAAAGACTCGATCGAAGTTCTCCGAACCTTCGGGTACGAGGACTTCAAATCGAGACTCGGATAA
- a CDS encoding transglutaminase domain-containing protein, which yields MPPFEAGDVKRYAVFVVLTAVAVIISAYAVFLLQNILIIFPADHPLPLAVATEISLLVPVMIVLLWKYLMTGKGILQLAGVIIILWLAPQVTFVLDVEAEYGAVKEDYRIFAEERLDAANDQSAVAWNISKRYLDSFSSSGNDIRSPVPVRSIFPGNGVYAFHLLLYHYLFDMNGLEKLTAVDGRGNCSEYAVAVAFLVNRTMNLPARFVIMYGYDHKFAEALTEDGWIILDPLKTTSDRPVGAEEYAEYLGSSKPAIYEQVTGIISVDGENLSSAHGF from the coding sequence ATGCCGCCGTTTGAAGCCGGGGATGTCAAAAGATATGCCGTCTTCGTCGTACTCACAGCCGTTGCGGTTATCATCTCAGCCTACGCCGTATTTCTCCTTCAGAATATCCTGATAATATTTCCTGCAGACCATCCGCTCCCCCTCGCAGTCGCAACAGAGATCTCGTTGCTGGTTCCGGTAATGATTGTTCTTTTGTGGAAATACTTAATGACAGGAAAAGGAATCCTTCAGTTGGCAGGAGTCATTATAATCTTGTGGCTCGCCCCGCAGGTCACTTTTGTACTCGACGTTGAAGCGGAATACGGAGCGGTCAAGGAAGATTACAGGATATTTGCCGAAGAGCGGCTCGATGCCGCAAACGATCAATCAGCTGTCGCATGGAACATATCGAAAAGATATCTCGATTCATTTTCATCCTCGGGAAACGACATCAGGAGCCCTGTTCCGGTGCGGAGCATATTTCCCGGAAACGGTGTGTATGCGTTTCACCTGCTGTTGTATCATTATCTCTTCGATATGAACGGCCTCGAAAAGCTGACCGCAGTTGACGGCAGAGGAAACTGCAGCGAATATGCCGTGGCCGTTGCATTCCTCGTGAACAGGACGATGAATCTCCCGGCACGGTTCGTGATCATGTACGGCTACGATCATAAGTTCGCGGAGGCACTGACGGAAGACGGATGGATAATTCTCGACCCATTAAAAACAACATCGGACAGGCCGGTCGGGGCGGAGGAATATGCAGAATATCTCGGGAGTTCAAAACCGGCGATATACGAGCAGGTAACAGGGATCATTTCGGTGGACGGGGAGAATCTCTCATCGGCTCACGGCTTCTGA
- a CDS encoding class I SAM-dependent methyltransferase: protein MLLIPNSRYYTIYIMPRQKRGKCSGNPCLPEGIPAGFDVIGDIAVVNIPAEYEDYYSEIVSYIAGKRKNVRTVLNRTASAGSDFRVPGFEVIYGDPRTVTVHRESGFSYMVDLKDSFFNPRLCTERMRVAGMVNGNESVLVPFAGVGPFAISPAKRGAKVYAFEMNPAACGWLGKNVELNDVSGSLEIVRGDVHDIPNVFSKEFDRAIVPAPYGFDESLPLSASCVKKGGFIHFYTFKRPSEIEGLSESYERSGLESISVRRCGNVAKGVARWVFDLRKI, encoded by the coding sequence ATGTTACTAATCCCGAATTCAAGATATTATACGATATATATCATGCCCCGGCAGAAGAGAGGAAAATGCAGCGGCAACCCCTGCCTTCCGGAAGGAATTCCCGCGGGATTCGATGTAATAGGGGATATTGCGGTCGTAAACATACCTGCTGAATATGAAGATTATTACAGCGAAATTGTCTCTTATATTGCCGGGAAGAGAAAGAATGTCAGGACCGTTCTCAACCGTACGGCTTCCGCCGGGAGCGACTTCAGGGTCCCCGGCTTTGAGGTGATCTATGGCGATCCTCGGACTGTTACCGTTCACAGGGAGTCGGGATTTTCTTATATGGTGGATCTTAAGGATTCGTTCTTCAACCCGCGGCTTTGCACCGAACGGATGCGGGTTGCCGGGATGGTAAACGGAAACGAGAGTGTTTTGGTCCCATTTGCCGGGGTCGGGCCGTTCGCGATCTCGCCTGCAAAGAGGGGTGCGAAAGTTTACGCATTTGAGATGAACCCGGCCGCCTGCGGGTGGCTCGGGAAGAACGTGGAGTTAAACGATGTCAGCGGGAGCCTTGAGATTGTCCGCGGGGATGTACATGATATTCCAAATGTGTTTTCGAAGGAATTCGATCGTGCAATCGTCCCAGCCCCCTACGGGTTTGACGAATCCCTGCCCCTTTCCGCGTCCTGCGTGAAGAAAGGCGGATTCATTCATTTTTATACATTCAAAAGACCTTCCGAGATCGAAGGGCTGAGTGAGTCGTATGAAAGATCCGGCCTGGAGTCAATCTCCGTCCGCCGTTGCGGCAACGTTGCGAAGGGTGTCGCGAGATGGGTTTTCGATCTCCGGAAGATCTGA
- a CDS encoding phosphate-starvation-inducible PsiE family protein, protein MEKKVLKYITDIEVVIYLALMVILMVILIFSTLELAYLIIDALFFDDTMLKLETKGILASFEFFLLILIGLELMETIKSFLETRKIQVEIVIILAIIAVARKIIIIDPMTISNDILLGIGVVIFALTAGYFFIKKADSLTPERAAEPKKE, encoded by the coding sequence ATGGAGAAGAAAGTTCTAAAATACATTACCGACATCGAGGTCGTGATCTATCTCGCCCTCATGGTCATCCTGATGGTTATCCTCATCTTTTCAACCCTTGAACTCGCTTATCTGATAATAGATGCATTGTTCTTTGACGATACGATGTTAAAGCTCGAAACAAAGGGAATTCTTGCCTCATTCGAGTTCTTCCTCTTAATCCTCATCGGCCTCGAGCTCATGGAGACGATAAAATCGTTCCTCGAGACACGAAAGATACAGGTAGAGATCGTTATCATACTTGCAATAATCGCCGTCGCAAGAAAGATCATCATAATAGACCCGATGACAATCTCGAACGATATTCTTCTTGGAATAGGTGTGGTCATATTCGCACTGACAGCCGGTTATTTCTTCATAAAAAAGGCCGATTCATTGACTCCGGAACGTGCAGCAGAACCAAAAAAAGAATAA